The Candidatus Hydrogenedentota bacterium genome includes a window with the following:
- a CDS encoding carbohydrate ABC transporter permease, producing MEAGTSTTKKQPRDGRQDPAWLRLTFHVVLMLIALMMMTPFAWMILTSLKPLSEVEMLNPIPTEWRFGNYMDVFTTENISFGKYYFNSILVAGWVTLLTCITSAMAAFAFARLEWRGRDTVFKLYLATMMVPIIVTMIPNYTILVSMKLLDSYLGLIIPVSFSAFGTFLLRQFMLTIPPSLDEAATIDGANSWQVFWELIMPLSRSGLIVLAIFTFIGNYGSFLWPLILIKTEHLRTLPVGMLYFDTVYAQQTNLIMAASVLNVLPMIILFVLMQRYLVSGIQLGGVKG from the coding sequence ATGGAAGCAGGCACGTCAACTACTAAGAAACAGCCGCGAGACGGACGTCAGGACCCCGCATGGCTGCGTCTGACGTTTCACGTCGTCCTTATGCTTATCGCCCTCATGATGATGACGCCCTTCGCGTGGATGATCCTCACCAGCCTGAAACCCCTCAGCGAAGTCGAAATGCTCAACCCAATCCCTACCGAATGGCGCTTTGGAAATTACATGGATGTGTTCACCACGGAGAACATCTCCTTCGGCAAGTATTACTTTAACAGCATCCTCGTCGCGGGCTGGGTTACCTTGCTTACCTGCATTACCAGCGCCATGGCCGCGTTCGCATTTGCGCGGCTCGAATGGCGCGGGCGCGATACCGTCTTCAAGCTTTATCTCGCAACGATGATGGTGCCTATCATCGTGACAATGATTCCCAACTACACGATCCTGGTGTCGATGAAACTCCTGGACTCCTATCTCGGACTGATCATCCCCGTTTCGTTCAGTGCCTTCGGCACCTTCCTCCTGCGTCAATTCATGCTCACCATTCCTCCGTCACTCGATGAAGCCGCCACCATCGACGGCGCGAATTCCTGGCAGGTCTTCTGGGAACTCATCATGCCGCTGTCACGATCCGGCCTGATCGTGCTTGCCATCTTCACCTTCATCGGCAACTACGGGAGTTTCCTGTGGCCGCTCATCCTCATCAAGACCGAGCACTTGCGAACCCTGCCCGTTGGCATGCTCTACTTCGACACCGTCTACGCCCAACAAACAAACCTCATCATGGCCGCCTCCGTTCTTAATGTGCTGCCGATGATCATCCTGTTTGTTTTGATGCAGCGCTACCTTGTGAGCGGCATTCAGTTGGGCGGCGTAAAGGGGTAA